CCCCGCAGATTCTGGGGCACTGAGGAAAGGGTGCCAACTGGGCAAACGTCTCGGTGATAGTGCCCCGCAGAATCCCGGGCACTATCGGCGCCACGCCAGCGGGCGGCGCCACGCCAGCGGGCGTCCAACCTGGCTCACGTCTGCGATGCGAGGGCGGCGTCTACCTCGACCTTAGGCACACAGACGAGAATGCTTCTCCCGTTGGTGCCGTCCTCGTCGTAGTACTCCCGATAGTAGTTGCAGGTGACGAGCGAGAGGACGTGTCGGGTCCCTTGGATGATGCGGGTCGCATCAGGGCGGCTCGTGACAGACTTGTCAAGAAGGCTGCCCAGATAGGCGTGGTACTCATCGACGCTGTTAAAATCGAAACGACGCACGTCCTGATCGTCCGCCCGCGAGTAGTACATAAGCAGGGGCACAAGCTCATGGGGGCCTTGATCGGTCACGTACCAGATAGTTCCGATCTCATTGAACTTATCTTGGTCATCCATGGCGGCTATCTGCTCGAACATCGTCCCGTTGAGCAGGTGGTGTCCGTAGATGATCGATTGTTCGTCCACCATGCCGGGAGCGACGTTCTGATAGTCCATGAAGAGTTGACCCGAGACCACCCAGTTACCCGTGGCGGAGTGATGCAGGTACTGCTCGTTGTCCTCCCCCTGATACACGGCATAGTTGATGGTCGTGCCCGGAACATAGAGCCAACCCACCACATCGCCGTTGATCTTTCTGAGCCCGTCCCAGTCGACCTGGGGCGCATCAGACGGATTCTCGAAGACCTCCGCGTAGGCGGCAAGCCGCTCGTTCTCGACCGCAGACTCATGGTAGCGCCACTGGGTAAAGCCCCAGACACCGCCCGCCGCCACAAGCAGCACGACGCCCACGACAATGAGGAAGTTCGATATCCTGTGGGCGAGACTCCGACGCCCAGAGGTCCGCCTAGCCTGCCCGTACTGCGGCTGCCTCCGGCTCATGCCAGGCTGCGACAGGTCACCGGGCACGTTCGTCGACGACAGACCCAGCTCCTGGTACAGACGCGACAGCTCCCAGTCGCCGTCTAAGGGGTCTTTCGGCATCAGCTCAGCCCTCGGCCATGTTCCTCTTGAAGTCCTCGATGACCCTCGCGTATCCGGGATCGGTTGTCGCGAGAATCTGCGTGGCATAGATGGCCGCGTTCTTGGCACCGCCTATCGCAACGCAGGCCACAGGAACGCCGGAGGGCATCTGCACCATGGAGAGGAGGGAGTCCATGCCACCCAGGTCACTCGTCTTCATAGGGACGCCAACGATGGGAAGGGAGGTGAAGGCCGCGACGACGCCGGCTAGGTGTGCTGCCTTGCCGGCAGCCGCGATGATGACCTTAAGTCCGCGCTCCCTTGCCCCTGCGGCCCACTCGTGCACCCTGTCAGGCGCGCGATGGGCCGACGCGATGATCATCTCGAAGGGAACGCCAAACTCCTCGAGCTGCTCGGTACAGGCCCCCATCACGGGAAGATCCGACTTCGAGCCCATGATGATACCAACTAGTGCCTTCTCTGCCATAGCAAACCTCCGGATTCAGGGGGCGAGCGCGAAGGTAGCCTGCGACGCAAGAAGAGCACGTGCCACCCGCGCGACTCCGACATAACTGCGCGTCCAGTATAGGCGTCCACGTGTGCCCATGCGTTCTCATTTGCCATCTGCCCTGGCAATGTCTATTCTGTCTTCTAGCATCGGTCCATAAGTCCATGTGAAAGGAAGATCATGTCAGAAGCAAAGGACCTGTATCTGTACAAACGCGAGGGCAGCTACATTCCACGTGTCGCCGCCGTGCATGACCTCTGCGGCTATGGCAAGTGCTCGCTGGGCGTCGCCATCCCCGTCCTCTCCGCCGCAGGCTGTGACGTCTGTCCCGTACCAACCTCGCTTTTCTCGGCACATACCAAGTTCCCCAGCTTCTACATGCATGACACCACCGAGATGCTCGACGGCTACCTTGACGCCTGGGTCGAGGAGAAGATCGAGCTCGATGCCGTCTATTCGGGCTTCCTTGGCTCAGCGGTGCAGGTTGACGCCATCAACCGCCTGTATCGTGAGCATCCTAGGGCCTTGCGCATCGTCGATCCCGTAATGGGCGACGGCGGGCAGAAGTACCCCACCTACACAGACGAGATGTGCGAGGCAACGGCACAGCTCGTCGACGGAGCGGATCTGCTGACCCCAAACCTCACCGAGGCCTCCATCCTCACCCACATTCCCTACCAGGGTCAGGACGCAAGTGAGGCGTACGTCGAGAGGGTCACAGACACGCTGCTGGGCATGGGTGCCAAATGCGTCGTACTCAAAGGTATCGCGCGTGGTGACGGCAAGGTCAGAAACTACCTGATCGGCAGGGACTTTGGTCTGGTCGAGGTGGTAAAGGAGCAGCTGCCATACATGCTACACGGTACGGGAGACCTCTACGCATCGGGCCTTCTCGCCGCCATCATGGCCGGGCGCAGTCTCCTCGACGCAGTGAGGTTTGCCGGCGACTTTGTCTACGATGCGATGGTCGCGACCCGCAGCCAGCCTGACTTTGAGCTGCGCGGCGTGAGCTTCGAGGGCGTGCTCGGCGAGGTGACGGACCTTCTCAGGTAAGGGGCGTCATGGGGGCGTCACGAAAGTGCCCCGCAGATTGCGGGGTACCGAAGAAATGAGCTCAACTGGGCAAATGCTGTAGCGTTAGTGCCCCGCAGCCTGCGGGGCACTAACAGACGGCTCCGTCGACCCCGATGACCCCGACGACCCCTGCGATTCCGACGATTCCGTCGTGCCACCTGTACTTGCGCTGCCGCTTGAGCCCTCAGAACTCTCCTCGGAACCCTCATTCTGGCCTGTACCCAGAATGCTCGAGAAGATCGTGTTCGGCGTGATGGAGGAGGTAATGCTGTCGTGAAGCTGCTCGGCCGTCTTGGCGTCGACTCCCGTGATCGAGCAATTGAAGCGCACGCCATTTTCGGTCGTGGTCTTTGACCAGATGAAGGTCATGAGCGTCTTGCGGCTCCCTGACGGCTTGAGCAGCCCAAAGAAGCCAGCCTGCTGGACGCGTCCGTCCTCATCCTCGTAGACGTCCACGTGATAGACCACGGTGTTGATGTTCTGGTTGAGAAGCGCGTTGACTGCCAGCGCGGCAGCTTGGATCTGCGAGCCGGCAAAGGACTCCAGCGGGTTCTTTGAGGCAGTGTCGGTGACCGTTACCTCGATGCGATGCGTGTTCTCGTCAGCCTCCTGCACACTGTAGTCGGCCGGGAACTGCGTGAAGCCGGTACCCCACTCGACACCGTGGTCCAGCGCCTGGTTCACCGTGTTGATGTTGACGTTCTCCGCAAGATCCGCCGTGCTCGCACGACGGATGAGCGTCGTGATGACCTGAAGCGCGACAACACTCACCAAGAGCACGACAACAAAGCCAACGGCAGTGCGGGCTATCTTCGTTCCGACGTTGGACCCAGAAGGATCAGCGTCAGAGAGGGGGTCGATGTCCACCCCATGGCCGCGCGACCGTCTTTGCTTGCGTTGGGCACGCGCCGTCTCCTCGTTGGTATGGCCCGTCTCGTCGACGGTACCAAAGAGCTCCTCAGCCTGCTCGGCGTTCAAGCTGCCCTTAGGGATGAGCTTTATGTCCCTCTTCCTAGCCATGCGGCCCCTCCCCGTTGCTGCCACACAGGTAACTGGGTGACTCTGGGTGACTGTCTTGCACTAGTTGCCCGGCGTCGCCTGGGACACTAGACAGTATAGGCAACCTGCCCCACATCGCGCCACCACGAACGTCCAGCCCCACAGCCAGGGCCCAGCGCCAAGCGTCGCTCGACGGCCATCCGTCCAGCGTCGGCGTATGTGCGCGGTAGGTCGACAGATTGCGAGCCTACACAAACACCACGTGGTGGGCCCTGTGCCCCATCAGCGCGTGGCACGTACGACAACCGACAAGAACCAGCTAGCCAACCGTCCTCTCACCTTCGACTCCCGCAGAAGTGGAGAGCCTGTGTGCGATCGCATCACAGGCAAGGACCCCCACCACGGTCTTCGCGTCCTCTATGCGGCCATCGAGCACCGCGTCCACGAGCTCTGACAGCTCGACGAGATCCACATGTAGGAACTCGTCCTCGTCGGGGTTCGGACACCCATACGAGAGTCCCGTGGCCATGTAGATGTGTATCAACTCGTCGCAGAAGCCAGCGGAGGTGGCGATGGTGGTGAGGAAGGCGATTTTTTCGGCCGCCATGCCCGTCTCCTCCAAAAGCTCACGTCTTGCGCAGTCGAGCGGGTCCTCACCAGGATCGAGCTTGCCTGCAGGAATCTCGACGGTCACGCGACCGAGGGCCGTCCGGTATTGCCTGACCAGACAGATGCGCCCACCGTCGGTAAGGGCTATGATGGCGACGGCACCGGGATGGCGCACGACGTCACGCACGGCCTCACGGCCATCGGGAAGCCTCACCGTAAGACGGTCCACGTTGAAGATGCGACCCTTCCATGCGACACTCTCATCGAGCGCCTCCTCGGCAAGGGCATCATCACGCGGGTCGCCACCTCCCAACACGAGCGTACGAGCTTCGGGATGTCCCGACTCACACGCTCCCATCACCTCCTCTTCCCCATAGGTGAAGGAGGCCACCTCGGCCTTCATACTATGGACGGCCTCCTTAAGACCAGCATCAACCGGTTCGGAGCCCTTGGCCTGCAGCCCATTGCCCAACTTGTCCATCAAGCTCCCTTCCTTCAGATTCCTAGAGCCTGTCACGACCCCTGATGGCCTTGATCCCAATATCATGGCGGTAGGTCTTGCCCTCGAAGGAGATCCTGTCACAGGCCTCGTAGGCCCTGTTGCGCGCATCCTCAAAGGTCGCAGCGACGGCCGTCACGTCGAGCACGCGCCCGCCTGCCGTGAGCACGCGCCCCCCGTCGTCGAGCGTCGTGCCCGCATGGTAGACGATGACGCCCTCCATCGCGTTGGCATCGTCGATGCCGCAGATGACCTTGCCCCTCTCATAGTGCCCAGGGTAGCCCGCACTCGTGAGAACCACGCTCACCGCCCAATCGTCCGCCCATGAGACCATGGCGGGATCTAGCGTGGCGCCATCGCAGGCGAGAAGACACTCGACGAGATCCCCCCTCATGCGTGGCAGGACCACCTGGGTCTCGGGGTCCCCAAAGCGGGCGTTGAACTCGAGGACCTTAGGGCCATCCTTGGTGAGGATGAAGCCACCATAAAGGCAGCCGCTGTAGTTGATGCCATCCTCCCTCAGCTGATCGACAACTCTCTGTTCTATCTCGACCATGCGCTCGAGCTCACCGTCGCGCAGGATGGGCACGGGAGAGTAGACACCCATGCCTCCCGTGTTGGGGCCACGGTCCCCGTCAAGGGCTCGCTTGTGATCCTGCGAGGTCGCGAGCGGCACGAGCGCGGTGCCATCCGTGAGGGCAAGAAGCGAGCACTCCGGTCCCTCGAGTAGCTCCTCGACGATAACGGTCGAGCCAGCCTCTCCAAAGGCACCCGAGAAGCACGCATGGACGCCCGCGAGCGCCTCCTCTGTCGTCTGAGCCACGACGACGCCCTTTCCCGCAGCGAGGCCGTCGGCCTTGACGACGCAAGGACCTGCGAGCTCACGCACGTACGCCACGCAGGCTCCCTCATCGGTGAAGCTCCTGTATGAGGCCGTGGGCACCCCCGCCCTTGCCATGACTCCCTTGGCAAATCCCTTTGATCCCTCTATGCGCGCAGCCTCGCCCGAGGGTCCAAACACCGGGATGCCTGCAGCGCGCACGGCGTCGGCTACGCCCGCCACGAGGGGAGCCTCGGGGCCGATCACCACAAGGCCGATACCGTGCTCACGGGCGAAGGCGCTCACCGCTCCTCCTGACTCCGGGTCGATGTCGGCCCTCTGGGCGAGTTGCCACATCCCACCGTTGCCAGGAGCCACCCAGAGCCTGCCCGCCTGCGGCGACTCAGCAAGCTTGGCCAGAAGCGCGTGCTCCCGGCCACCCGACCCCAAAAGAAGTATGTCCGTCTTGCCGGAGCCTGCCATGTCCCGTCTCCCTTCGCTCTGTGTCATTTCTGGTCAAGATGACGTGCTCGTCCCCTACGCCGTCCGCCGTGATACCAAGCGCGGCGGCGCAGCTCGCAGACGACGACAAGCACCCCTGCCGCAAGAAGGCCACCTGCGCCGATGGTCATGCCCAACCCAAGGCCCGGGGTGGCATAGCGCAGCTCGATGCTATGTCTGCCTGCGGAAAGCGCAATCCCCATGAAGGCCGTGTTTGCGCAGATAATGTCAGCCTCTGCGCCATCGACCGTCGCGCTCCAGCCATCGGAATACGGGATTGAGAGAAACAGCAGCTCGTTTTTCGACGCGTCGATGGTCCCTCTCACGCCGTTGGTCGGCAGCTCCACGTTATCCAAGACATCCTCCTTGAGCGCGTCTATCTGGCCGTCGAACTCGTCCATCGGCTGGACGACAACGCTCATGTCGTCGAGGCTGTAGCTGCCCACCCGGGGGAGGTAGAGCGTGATCTCCCTCACGGGCTTCTCGCCATAGCCAAGGTTGACGAGCCAGTCGCTCTTGCCACCGTACATGTGGCTCAGGCTCGGGGTGCACTCGACCTCTGCCACGCCTCCACCATCACTGCTCACCACTATCTTGTGGTAGGTGTTGGGTTGATAGAGAGACGTGCCCTGATACAGCGACGACAACCGCTCAAACAAGGTCTGATCAGCGTCTGGCTCATTTTCCGGGAGGTGGTAGCGAAGGTTTCTTAGGCTCAGATAGGTCTCTGCGTTCGGGAGCCCCTCGAAGGACAGCCTGAGCGTGGCGCCCCGCTCTCTGACTACGATCCTACCATCCTCGTAGGAGCAACCGCTTGTGGAGGTGCCGTCGGACCCCTCACCGACGACCATCCCCTCGCCCCCTGAGGAATCGGAGGCATCGTTGATGTCGGCGGCACGATAGGTCGGAGAGCTGTCGCTGAAGCGTGGCGTGAGTTCGGCAAGACCAGTAGCCAAGACATCGTCATTATCCACTACAGCAGCTTGCAGAAGCGTCGCCTGCCTGCGCGCCATCGAGAGCCGCTCATACTCGTCTCTCGCCATCACGTGCGAGTAGGTGAAGCCAAACGGCAGCCTATCGCGGGCCGCATAGACCTCATAGCTCATCTCGTCGTCCGCGATCTCATCGACCAGCACGGGTGTGTCATCGTAGTAGTACGGCACAGGGAAGCTGTGATCGCTCGGTGCAAGATAGTAACTACCAGCAGTGACAGCCTCAAGAAACGACCTGCCACCAAGGCCCTTATAGGAGAAGTTTATCGCGGCCCTTGTCAGACCAAGCTCGGTATGAAAGCGATCGATCCTGCTGTTATAGATGTTGTAGTAGAAGCTGTAGGCACGCGTCCCAAGAAAGATGCCGTCGTTGCGCAGACCCAACGCGCCCACGTCGGTATCGGCTCTCCAAAACGTAGGGTCATCGACCTTAGTGAGAACATAAGACGGCGAGGCGAGGGTCACCGACCTGTGCACGTCACCCAGCGAGTATGCGTCGATCGTATAGCCCCCCTCCCTGTAGTCTGCGATGTAGGTGACGGCAACGGCAGACGAGACCAGGAGCGTGGCAACTATCGCGAGGGTCATGTGGCGCCGTGGAACAACGCCCGTCGCAAGAAGGGCGAGCGAGAAGAAGCCCACAGCAAGCGATGCGAGGTAGGCTTCCTTGCGAAGGCTGTTGACCACGAGGACGAGCACCAGGATCACGCAGAGGACGACGAGCGCGACGCGCCTCTCCCTCCCACCGAGTCTTCGTAAGCGTGGGGCGACAACGCACACGATATAGGATATCAACATCGCGTACACAAAGCTCCACCGGTTTGACGCGTAGTTGTTTCCGTTCATGACCCTGCCAAAGATAGGCACGAGCATCATGAGAGTGAGGACGACAAAGCCGATCCTGAGGGCGCGGTGCTCCCTGCGTCTCTCACCCCTCTCAAGAAACAGCGCCACACAGGCAAGCAGCGAGGTAGCTCCGTAGCCAATGAGGTAGTCGTTACCCGGACTGAACGTCGATATGAAGCCTGGAATAAAGTTCAGATAATATAAAAACGAGTAGGTGGGCTGGAAGATCACCGTATTCGACGTGAAGCGAGCGGACCCAAAGAGCGCATGCATCTGTGGGACAATAACAGAGCACCCGATGGAAAGCGAGATCAGGACGCATCCTGCAAGTCTCACAAACCACGTCAGGTGTATCTTCGCGGAGGGATTCTTCTCGACCTGCACGACCCTGACCACACAATAGGGGATAAGAGCGAGCATGATCATGTAGGCAAAGTAGTACGAGGAGACAAACAGCAGGACCAGCCCACCGATCAGGCCGTAGGGCCTCCCGCCCGCCAGCATCCGCTCGACGCCGGTGAGGACAAGCGGCAAGAACAGCGCTCCGACCAACGACCCCGGCCAATACAACCCATTGAGGAGGCAGGCGGAGAAGACATACGCACAGGCACCGCACAAGGCATCCTGGGCATCACGGTCGCGAGCCAGCGCATAGAGGCAGAAGAAGAGGCCCGCGAGGTACATGCGGACGAAGATGAGCGCCTGATAGGCAAGCTCAGAGAGGGACTCGGGAATCAGCGCCGACACAAGCGTCAGCGGCTCGAACGACAGCATGGTGGTCATGGAGTCAACGCCGTAGCCCACGCTCCATTCCCACTGGGGAACGACCCAGCCGCCTCCTGAGAGGAACGTCCTGAAGATCTGCCTCAGCCACCTTCCCTCATACAGGAACGAGGAGTACTGCTGCTCGACGCCATCCGTAATCCTGATGAGGGAACGATCGATCCTCAGGTAGACGATAAGGACCATGGCGGCGAACACGGCGAATGCAAGCGTATAGTGGCCGATGAGCCAACGAGACCCCCTCGACGCATGGCGCGAGACGTCTGTGGGAACCGACGACGCGGCAGCGTCGCGTCGCCCTTGGACCTCGCCCACCCGCGAACCGTCGGAAGGCTCGCGCGCTCCTGTATCAGCCACCGTCTGCCTCCGGGCTGTCATCAAGACCCATCAGGGTCCGTGCCTCCTGTGCCAGGACAAGGGACGCGGGAACGTATGCCACGCCCGCCGCGCCGACACCCATCTCCATGGTCGTGTACGGGCTTGTCCTCAGCACAGCGGCGCACTCGGCATCGAACTCGTTGGTATCAAGGTGCTTCTCTATGATGGGAAGCAGTACAGACACACCTGAGTGCACTTTGACGTAGGTAAGGGGTCCCACCTCACGCGCGTAGGTGCTCATGGCCCTGGCGATGACGCCCGCAAGACGTGGCAGCTCGGTCGAACGTGAGAACTCACGTACACTGCCATCCTTATCGACGCTAAAGGCACACCGTGCTCCCAAGGCACGCGTACGCAAAGAGTCGGCAGTGCCAAGGACCTTCTTATGCAGCGCAGGCCGCCCGCCACTCTTAAGCCTCTCGCTCAGTGCGCCGGGAGCTGGAATCACGAGCAGGCGCGTGGCACGGGCAACCTCGACGGAGCGATGGGCCGCACGCTCTGCGTCCATGCCCGCGTCACGGTCCGCCACGAGCCGGGCCAGCACGAGCGCCATCTGTGCCGAGACGCAGTTGCTGTCGATGACGTGGATGTCGACCGACGAGACCTGCGCTGCCGCCCTCGTAGCAAACGAGCAAACATCGCGCATCGCCGACGAGACATGCAGGGAGATGACAGAGCGGTATCCCTGCTTCGCAAGACGCTCATAGACCTCCCTGAACTCCCCCACCCCAGGTAGGGGCGACTCGAGCTGAGCCTTACCTCTCACTCCAGAGAGCCTCTTGAAGAGGTCCGTCCCCGTACGGTCGCCCGTACGGGGACGGTCGAGAAACGCATCCCTGCCCACGAGCGGCACGCAGGTCACCCGGGCGGCAGCGAGGGAGTCTTTGGAGAGGTCGCAACCGCTATCGCAGACGATGGCAAAGCGCTCCCGCGTTGTCTGAGTAGTGGTCAACACCTCTAGTTCCAGTACCTGTCAATGGTCTGCTCGCGATCAGGACCGACCGTGATGATGGAGACGCGCACCCCCGCGAGCTGCTCGAGGAAGTCGATGTAATCTTTGGCCTCGCGGGGCAGCCGATAGAAGTCGCGCACACCCGAGATGTCACACTGCCATCCAGGCAATGTCTCATAGACGGGCTTGGAGTGGTAGAACACGCTCTGGTGCTCGGGAACGGTGGTGTAGCGCCTACCATCGGCCTCATAGGCGACGCACACCTTGATCTTGTCCAAGCACCCAAGGACGTCGAGCTTGGTGATCGCAAGGTCCGTGAGACCGTTCACGCGGGCGGCGTAGTTCACGATCACGCCGTCGTACCAGCCACAGCGCCTCGCGCGCCCCGTGGTCACGCCAACCTCGTGACCCGTCCTGCCAATGAGGTCACCCACCTCGTCGAAGAGCTCGGTCGGAAAGGGACCCGATCCAACGCGGGTAAGATAGGACTTTGCGACGCCCAGCACGCGCCCTATCTGGGTGGGGCCGATGCCCGAACCGGTGACAGCGCCGCCGGCAGTGCAGTTCGACGAGGTGACGAAGGGATAGGTGCCGTGGTCTATGTCGAGCATCGTCGCCTGGGCTCCCTCAAGAAGAATGTTCTTGCCCGCCTCGAGCTGCTCGTTGAGGAAGAGCGAGCTCTCGACGATGTAGGGACACAGGCGCTCGGCATAGGGCAGGTAGGTCTCGCAGATCTGTGCTGCGCTGTAGGTGGGAAGCTCGTAGACCTTCTCGAGGATGGGATTGGTGTAGGCCAGGGCCGCCTCGAGCTTCTCGCGAAAGATCTTCTCGTCGAGCATGTCCTGCACACGCAGGCCGGTGCGGTTCATCTTGTCCATATAGGTGGGACCGACTCCACGCTTTGTGGTGCCGATGAGGTTCTTGCCGAGCCTTTTCTCGTGCGCTCCGTCGAGGTCCTTGTGGTAGGGCATAACGATGTGGGCGTTGCCCGAGACCTTGAGCGCATCGCAGCTGATACCCTGCTCGCTGAGGGTGTCGATCTCCGAGAGAAGCAGCTCGGGATCCACGATGCAGCCGTTGCCGATGACGGGGTAGGTTCCCTCATACATGACTCCAGAGGGGACCTGGTGCAAGGCAAGCTCATGATCGTTGGCGATGACGGTATGGCCTGCATTGGCCCCGCCTGCGTAGCGGCACACCACGTCGAAACCACCGGATATGAGGTCGGTGACCTTGCCCTTGCCCTCGTCACCCCATTGCGTGCCGACCAGTACTGATGCAGGCATGCTGACTCCCTTCTGGTATAAGCCGCCTCGGCTTGTTTCTAAGTATAGGCTACCTGAGGACCCAAAGCGCGCACAGGGACGTCGCTCGCCAACAACACGACAGGGGGATCGGCTCGAGGCAAGCGTCCGCCCCCTACTCAGAGTGCCTCGTGTCCACCTCGACGAACTTGGTGGAGTTGGGGATGAACATGAGCGGAACGACGTCGAGCGGCCCGGATCGGTTCTTCGCGATGATGAACTCGGTAACGTTGGGGTCAGGCCGGTCGGCCCTCTCGGCCTCCTCCTCGGTCATCGAGCGGTCGAGCAGGATGACGATATCGGCGTCTTGCTCGATCGACCCTGACTCGCGCAGGTCCGAGAGCTGGGGGCGCTGTCCCCTGCGGTCAGTGACCTGACGGTTGAGCTGCGAGAGCGCGACAACGGGACATCCCAGGTCCTTGGCCATGATCTTGATGCCACGCGACATCTCGGAGACCTCGGTGGCACGGCTGTCCGTACGCCGTGCGCCTGAGGGTGGAGAGAGCAGCTGGAGGTAGTCCACGAGCACGATGCCCTTCTCCTTGCCCCTGAGCATACGACGTGACTTGGCTCGTATCTCGGTCACCGTGGTGCCGGGCGTATCGTCGATCATGATGTCCAAGGCCGAGAGGTCGGTCGTGGCCCCGATGATCTGGCTCCACTGGTTTCCCTTGATGCGAGCGCCCCTGATGTCAGAGAGAGAGATCCTTGCATGGGCCGAGAGCAACCTCTGCGCTATCTCTATCTTTGACATCTCGAGCGAGAAGAAGGCCACCGACGCACCCTTGGCCGCCGCGTTGAAGGCGAGGTTCAGGGCAAACGAGGTCTTGCCCACACCCGGTCGGGCGCCAACGACGATCATCTGACCCGGCCGCAGGCCCTGAAGACGCGAGTCGATGCCCGGATAGCCCGTCTCGACACCAAGGACGCTGTTGGGGTTCTGACAGGCCTCCTCGAGCTCCTCATAGAGCTCGCCCATCACATCGGAAAGCATCGAGTAGCTGTTCCTGACAGAACGCTCCGTGACGCCCATAAGGAGCTTCTCGGCCTCGTCCACGACCTCCTTGGTGTCGCCTGGCGCATCAAAGGCCAGCGAGCTGATCTTTGCCGAAGCCATGATGATGTCCCTGAGCGTCGAGTTGCGACGTAGGATCTCGACATGGTGGGGCCAACTGACGAGCGCCGTGCTCTCTTGGTTGAGGTCGATGAGATAGCTCGTCCCACCAACCTTGTCGAGCTGCCCCGCGCTCTTGAGGTAGTCAGCAAGCGAGATGCTATCGATCACCTTGCCATTTGCGAACATGTCACTCATCGCGTTGTAGATCAGACGATGTGCATACTGATAAAAATCAGCTTCTTTTAGTAGAACTATGCATTCTTGAAGTATGTCTGATGATATAAGCATGGCAGAGAGCACCGCCTGCTCCGCCGCTGCGTCCTGGGGCATGGTCGGGCGACCTCTCTCCGCAGCAGGTAGTGACCCGTCGTACCCGCCATAGCTGTCATATCCATCTGGCATGCTAACCGCCCATCGCCTTGCTGCTTAGTTCCTCACCCAGACACACACGCACCCGAGCTACCGACCATACCCATGGGCCTCCGAACGTGTCCTCCCGCACTGCCTCCATACCGTAGGCCCTACGGACCTCCATCGATACGCTCGCCAGACTGTGCGATGACAGTATTGCAACCCCTCTTGGCGTGGAAAGTCAATCATGGTCATGAGCAGGCCGTTGTTCAAAGTGCCCCTCTGATACCCTTGCCTTTAGCGCTTTTCGACGTTATCAACAAATTTAGAAAGTCTTTCTTCGATGGTTTTCGACAAATCGAGGCTCACACAAGTCTATTCGTCTACTTGAGGGTTACGGGCCTATCAAGCTGATGTCTCTGTCCTCGGTTTTGAATAATGACTGGTAAACAATGGTTTTTTACAGCGAGTCATGAAAAGGAGACTTCCAGCAGACAAAGCTCCTCGAAGTCTCCATGAAAAGGATCGCCTGGTCCTTGGGAGAGTATGGTCCCGCTCAGCAGGCAGAGTGTTTAAAAACCTGAGAATCGAGGTTCTCTCGTCCCAGATGGGGCTACTCTTGCCCCTCCCCACCTGCGGCAGCCTCTTTGGTGGACTCTTCGGCGACACTCGCGTCATCGCTGGCGACCGCCTCGGCGGCAGCCTCCTTGACGGCGTCTTCGTCGAGCTTGTCCTCGACCACGCCCACATAAAGGCTCACCAGAGCATTGATCTCTCGGTAGAGGTTGATCTCGATGTCATGCTTGCCAGCGGTCTTGATAGCGGCGGTGCGTGTGATGCGCTTGCGGTCTATCTCGACGCCAAGCTGGCTCTTGATGGCGCTGGCGATCTGGGCGGTGGTAACAGAGCCAAAGAGCTGGTTGTTCTCCCCGACCTTGGCATCGACGGTTACGGTCTTGCCGTCGAGCTTCTCCTGCATCGTGTTAGCATCAGCGATGCGCTTCTCCTCGCGCTT
The DNA window shown above is from Olsenella sp. oral taxon 807 and carries:
- the rplI gene encoding 50S ribosomal protein L9 → MKVILLDELRGKGGEGDLVEVAQGYAENYLFPNKVAQPATPGNIKQLEQRRHNIEKREEKRIADANTMQEKLDGKTVTVDAKVGENNQLFGSVTTAQIASAIKSQLGVEIDRKRITRTAAIKTAGKHDIEINLYREINALVSLYVGVVEDKLDEDAVKEAAAEAVASDDASVAEESTKEAAAGGEGQE